Proteins encoded by one window of Catharus ustulatus isolate bCatUst1 chromosome Z, bCatUst1.pri.v2, whole genome shotgun sequence:
- the LOC117010291 gene encoding tetraspanin-3-like yields the protein MEKIRAVIVLPSLWCCEEANLRSFAQSVLRFLGFIFWGTAAVQMFGGVSVILMLKNYSYLFQEYYVSLPGWLALATALILLPTGLLAVSISVKCSRNQQGTFMYLLVLLLCLEMSSAVLAYSYSVKTASQLESAMGYLVHQHNWTCSQDPGNSPVDVIQRKLQCCGVHSYTDWLKASSSLYHPACVPESCCKEKHSHCTGDLAHVDQLSDKGCLKKLEDQLCFAMLYIFWCCPVLSILELLAAISNGFLLRHQPFRELRILDSQTF from the coding sequence ATGGAGAAGATTAGGGCTGTGATTGTTCTGCCATCTTTGTGGTGCTGTGAAGAAGCCAACCTTAGGTCCTTTGCTCAGTCTGTGCTGAGGTTTCTAGGTTTCATCTTCTGGGGAACTGCTGCAGTGCAGATGTTTGGTGGAGTCTCAGTGATCCTGATGCTCAAGAACTACAGCTATTTATTTCAGGAGTATTACGTGTCTCTCCCTGGTTGGTTGGCTCTTGCAACTGCGCTTATATTGCTGCCTACTGGACTACTGGCTGTTTCTATTTCTGTTAAGTGTTCCCGCAACCAGCAAGGGACTTTCATGTACTTGCTGGTGCTCCTTCTTTGCCTAGAAATGtcttcagcagtgctggcatATTCCTACTCTGTTAAGACAGCTTCTCAGCTGGAAAGTGCTATGGGTTACCTGGTTCACCAGCACAATTGGACATGCTCCCAGGATCCTGGAAACAGCCCTGTAGATGTGATACAGAGGAAGCTGCAGTGTTGTGGGGTCCACAGCTACACAGACTGGCTAAAGGCATCCTCTTCTTTATATCACCCAGCTTGTGTTCCTGAAAGTTGCTGTAAGGAGAAGCATTCTCACTGCACAGGAGACTTAGCCCATGTGGACCAGCTTTCTGACAAAGGCTGTCTAAAGAAGCTGGAAGACCAGTTGTGTTTTGCCATGCTGTACATTTTTTGGTGTTGTCCTGTGCTGAGCATCTTGGAGCTGTTGGCTGCTATCAGCAATGGCTTCCTCCTGAGACATCAGCCATTCCGTGAACTCCGTATTTTGGACTCACAAACCTTCTGA